Proteins from one Staphylococcus saprophyticus subsp. saprophyticus ATCC 15305 = NCTC 7292 genomic window:
- a CDS encoding replication initiator protein A produces the protein MPNFEKYNLSQVKTERFYQLPKYLFEDIYFKKMSAEAKIMYALLKDRFELSIQNEWVDKNNNIYFIFSNKHLCEYLGYAEQKIIKLKKELVSFNLLTQERVGLNKPNRLYLLKPNYDVEGSRTKELPNSQFQNNEFGSSRTMNLSGQELPNSQSNDTDLSNTDYIETENNDTYDMNDTYNNSISHNHSGHTNHQQTEFNNDALKFQLLEELPQQLQGYLSKFEIREIRIIKSVLLKGKKSFNNTHDTYYRLEDVEFEIVSVLKRFKAMLLQKNESVETMQGYLMQSIKAEFEETHALYMRRQNMKQHNIFNQ, from the coding sequence ATGCCCAATTTTGAGAAATACAATCTATCACAAGTAAAAACTGAAAGGTTTTATCAACTGCCTAAATATTTATTTGAAGATATATATTTTAAGAAAATGTCAGCAGAAGCCAAAATTATGTATGCGTTATTAAAAGATCGTTTTGAATTATCCATCCAAAATGAATGGGTAGATAAAAATAATAACATTTACTTTATTTTCAGTAATAAACATTTGTGCGAATACTTAGGTTATGCAGAACAAAAAATCATAAAATTGAAAAAAGAGTTAGTAAGTTTTAATTTACTAACTCAAGAACGTGTTGGCCTTAATAAACCCAATAGATTGTATTTATTAAAACCCAATTATGATGTTGAAGGCAGTCGTACCAAGGAACTTCCAAATTCACAGTTCCAGAACAATGAATTTGGAAGTTCTAGAACTATGAATTTAAGTGGTCAAGAACTTCCAAATTCACAGTCTAATGATACTGACTTAAGTAATACTGATTATATAGAGACTGAGAATAATGATACGTATGATATGAATGATACATATAACAATTCAATAAGTCATAATCATTCGGGTCATACAAATCATCAACAAACTGAATTTAATAATGATGCGCTTAAGTTCCAACTCCTTGAAGAATTGCCGCAACAACTTCAAGGCTATTTAAGTAAATTTGAAATTAGAGAAATTCGAATTATTAAAAGTGTATTACTCAAAGGGAAGAAATCATTTAATAATACACACGATACCTATTATCGTTTAGAAGATGTGGAGTTTGAAATTGTAAGCGTGTTGAAACGCTTTAAAGCGATGCTGCTACAAAAAAACGAATCTGTTGAAACAATGCAAGGATATTTAATGCAATCAATTAAAGCTGAATTCGAAGAAACACATGCGCTTTATATGAGACGTCAAAACATGAAACAACATAATATCTTCAATCAGTAA